In one window of Rhodopseudomonas palustris HaA2 DNA:
- a CDS encoding RT0821/Lpp0805 family surface protein: MCFAAIRNALAALYRPDLYRARNCVGLSTIAILTASGLGGCSVGGKDAAFAQMDSSDFTGSIRALTPPAENGPTEADLALARMAASDVLTKGDKDSSQPWENPATGARGSVTPLAAAYTADGRSCRDFLASYVKDRSESWMQGAACRSAQGHWEIRSLKPWRRS; the protein is encoded by the coding sequence TTGTGCTTCGCCGCCATCCGGAACGCGCTGGCAGCTCTGTATAGGCCAGACCTATATAGGGCACGCAATTGCGTTGGCCTATCGACGATAGCGATTCTAACGGCCTCGGGCTTGGGCGGCTGCAGCGTCGGAGGCAAGGATGCGGCGTTTGCCCAAATGGACAGCAGCGACTTCACAGGCTCGATCCGCGCCTTGACGCCGCCTGCCGAGAACGGCCCGACCGAGGCCGACCTGGCACTGGCGCGCATGGCGGCGTCCGATGTGTTGACCAAGGGCGACAAGGATTCCAGTCAGCCGTGGGAGAATCCTGCGACCGGCGCGCGCGGCTCTGTCACGCCGCTCGCGGCGGCCTATACGGCCGACGGTCGCTCCTGCCGCGATTTTCTCGCCAGCTACGTCAAGGACAGATCGGAAAGCTGGATGCAGGGCGCGGCCTGCCGCTCGGCGCAGGGGCATTGGGAAATCCGCTCGCTGAAACCATGGCGACGCAGCTGA